In a single window of the Bufo bufo chromosome 5, aBufBuf1.1, whole genome shotgun sequence genome:
- the LOC121001468 gene encoding syntenin-1 produces the protein MSLYPSLEDLKVDKVIQAQTAFATNPATPAILSEASASSSSASQNGGLYPKLYPELFQYMGLSLSEDEIHKNMSMVPSAGMQVARPSAMNNMVAPVTGSDVGVRRAEIKQGLRELILCKDQDGKIGLRLKSIDNGIFVQLVQANSPASLAGLKFGDQVLQVNGENCAGWSSDKSHKFLKQAAGDKINMVIRDRPFERTITMHKDSSGHIGFIFKNGKITSIVKDSSAARNGLLTEHNLCEINGQNVIGLKDSQVADLLASSANVVTLTVMPSYIFEHMVKRMASSVLKSLMDHSIADV, from the exons atgtctttgtaTCCATCACTCGAGGACCTTAAGGTTGACAAGGTCATCCAG GCTCAAACTGCATTTGCGACAAATCCTGCAACGCCAGCAATTTTATCGGAGGCTTCGGCATCCTCCTCATCTGCATCTCAGAATGGAG GCCTGTACCCTAAACTGTACCCTGAACTGTTTCAGTACATGGGTTTAAGTTTGAGTGAAGATGAAATACACAAGAATATGTCAATGGTGCCGTCAGCTGGG ATGCAGGTAGCAAGACCATCAGCCATGAATAACATGGTAGCTCCTGTGACTGGAAGCGATGTGGGAGTCCGCAGAGCAGAGATAAAGCAGGGGCTCCGGGAACTTATATTGTGTAAAGACCAGGATGGAAAGATCGGCCTCCGCCTCAAGTCCATTGACAAT GGTATTTTTGTGCAGCTCGTACAAGCCAACTCTCCAGCTTCTTTAGCCGGTCTAAAGTTTGGTGATCAGGTTCTTCAGGTCAATGGTGAAAACTGTGCCGGCTGGAGCTCTGACAAGTCTCATAAATTTCTGAAGCAAGCTGCAGGGGACAAAATAAATATGGTGATTAGAGACAG gccattTGAACGCACCATCACAATGCACAAAGACAGCAGCGGGCACATTGGGTTCATTTTCAAAAATGGCAAAATAACCTCCATTGTCAAGGACAGCTCTGCTGCAAGAAATGGCCTTCTTACCGAGCACAACCTGTGTGAAATTAATGGCCAGAATGTCATTGGATTGAAG GACTCCCAAGTTGCTGACTTGCTTGCCAGCTCTGCAAATGTGGTTACCCTGACCGTTATGCCGTCTTATATTTTCGAGCACATGGTGAAGAG AATGGCTTCCAGCGTGCTGAAGAGCTTGATGGACCACTCTATTGCAGACGTTTAA